One Candidatus Saccharibacteria bacterium RAAC3_TM7_1 genomic region harbors:
- a CDS encoding Alpha-L-glutamate ligase, RimK family (RAAC3_TM7_1_181) — protein sequence MKIAILSNGPGNYTTKRLKEEVVKRGHEVKIIKYKDAYTAIEKNNSVVRYKGESLGHFDAIIPRIAQSYTKYGTAIVRQFEAQGSFTTATSLAINRSRDKLRAYQVLAKAGVGIPKTVFARESASFDDIIELAGGTPLIIKVARGTHGNGVVLAETPKAAKAVMQAFYVEGVNFLVQEFIKESAGTDIRALVVGGRVVASVKRQSLDGDFRSNTHQGGEGVPVKLTEEERKTALKAAKAMGLPICGVDMMRSERGPLVLEVNSSASIKTPELITKRNVAEKIIEYIEQNAKRRPKKDKIGA from the coding sequence ATGAAAATCGCGATTTTAAGCAATGGACCAGGAAACTACACCACCAAGCGTCTCAAAGAGGAGGTGGTGAAGCGAGGCCACGAAGTCAAGATCATCAAGTATAAGGATGCCTATACGGCAATTGAAAAAAATAACTCAGTAGTGCGCTACAAAGGTGAGAGCCTCGGCCATTTTGATGCAATAATACCACGGATTGCTCAGAGCTACACCAAATACGGTACCGCGATTGTGCGCCAATTTGAGGCGCAAGGGTCGTTCACGACGGCGACATCACTGGCGATTAATCGTTCACGCGATAAACTCCGTGCTTATCAGGTGCTGGCAAAAGCGGGAGTCGGCATTCCAAAGACCGTTTTTGCCCGTGAGTCAGCTAGTTTCGATGACATTATCGAGCTTGCCGGCGGTACACCGCTGATTATTAAGGTAGCACGCGGTACTCACGGTAACGGTGTAGTACTAGCTGAAACCCCGAAGGCAGCCAAGGCCGTAATGCAGGCTTTCTATGTCGAAGGCGTGAATTTTTTGGTGCAAGAATTTATCAAAGAATCAGCCGGTACCGATATCCGTGCATTAGTCGTTGGTGGCCGCGTGGTCGCGAGCGTCAAGCGCCAAAGCCTGGACGGCGATTTTCGTAGCAACACTCACCAAGGTGGTGAAGGCGTGCCGGTGAAGCTGACCGAAGAAGAGCGAAAGACAGCTCTGAAGGCTGCGAAGGCCATGGGTCTGCCTATCTGTGGCGTCGACATGATGCGCTCGGAACGTGGTCCGCTGGTGCTCGAAGTAAACTCGAGTGCAAGCATTAAGACCCCCGAGCTTATTACTAAGCGCAATGTAGCCGAGAAGATCATCGAGTATATCGAGCAAAATGCCAAACGCCGTCCGAAAAAAGACAAAATCGGCGCATAG
- a CDS encoding hypothetical protein (RAAC3_TM7_1_182) yields MSKQKSKLIIGRLEYVWIVPTNQKKVPARIDTGARTTAIWASSLSEEDGILSWSFFGKDSPFYTGQLFHSKSYKKRVVANSTGHKEVRYLIPITLQLKGRRVRTKCTLANRQTQAFPILIGRNTLAGKFIVDVQHGSKKLSVNDQVRFEELQSELENE; encoded by the coding sequence GTGAGCAAGCAAAAATCTAAATTAATCATTGGTCGCCTAGAATACGTTTGGATTGTGCCAACAAATCAAAAGAAGGTGCCAGCACGCATTGACACCGGTGCACGAACTACAGCTATATGGGCGAGCAGTCTATCTGAAGAAGATGGCATTTTATCATGGTCGTTTTTTGGTAAAGACTCGCCATTCTACACAGGACAATTATTTCATAGTAAAAGCTATAAAAAACGTGTTGTTGCAAACTCAACTGGACACAAAGAAGTTCGTTATTTGATTCCTATTACGTTACAATTAAAGGGAAGAAGAGTTCGTACAAAATGTACGTTAGCGAATCGTCAAACCCAAGCGTTTCCGATTTTAATTGGACGTAATACATTAGCTGGTAAGTTCATTGTTGATGTGCAGCATGGCTCGAAGAAATTATCGGTGAATGATCAAGTGCGGTTTGAAGAATTACAATCTGAACTGGAGAACGAATAA
- a CDS encoding hypothetical protein (RAAC3_TM7_1_183), whose translation MKKTLLLHHNRDRSNDAKSFTFAKRLAEQLHDAIEVECSDIDELFFDVSTDSARIYHPTKLFDVADFDLVVFRHVSTFIEEARAITIYCEKKGVKYIDSYLNRPTLDKMSASFLHWSVNLPVPHTLFGNHDEMIRRFDEFAPKAVVKDNHGFKGEKNYAVSSRAELQDILAKHDNTKFVLQELIPNKGDYRVLVFNFRPVLVIKRTAGQGEYLNNTSKGGTAELIDLSSFDQKLLNMCVEASRIEKLEVAGVDIILDAKTQTPYILEVNQAPQVSSGSFMEEKLEKYAEMLKELIGEQAKI comes from the coding sequence ATGAAGAAAACCCTATTGCTCCATCACAACAGAGACAGGAGTAATGACGCAAAGTCATTTACATTTGCCAAACGTCTGGCGGAGCAACTGCATGATGCTATAGAGGTGGAATGCAGCGATATTGACGAGCTTTTTTTTGATGTGTCTACTGATAGTGCACGAATTTATCACCCTACTAAACTTTTTGATGTAGCAGATTTTGACTTGGTCGTATTTCGCCATGTCAGTACTTTCATCGAAGAAGCCCGAGCAATTACGATATATTGCGAAAAGAAGGGGGTAAAGTATATAGACTCGTACTTAAATCGCCCAACACTTGATAAGATGAGTGCATCTTTCCTTCACTGGTCGGTTAACCTTCCTGTGCCTCACACGTTATTTGGTAATCACGATGAGATGATTCGGCGTTTTGATGAATTTGCACCAAAGGCAGTTGTCAAAGACAACCATGGATTTAAGGGTGAGAAGAACTATGCCGTAAGCTCGCGGGCAGAGCTACAGGATATTCTGGCAAAGCATGACAACACGAAGTTTGTGTTGCAAGAACTCATCCCGAATAAAGGCGATTATCGAGTGCTCGTATTTAATTTTAGACCCGTATTAGTGATTAAGCGAACCGCCGGACAGGGTGAATATCTAAACAATACCTCAAAAGGCGGCACGGCGGAGCTGATTGACTTATCATCATTTGACCAGAAGCTCCTCAATATGTGTGTAGAGGCAAGTAGAATAGAAAAGCTGGAAGTGGCTGGCGTTGACATTATTTTGGATGCAAAGACGCAGACACCGTATATTTTAGAGGTAAATCAAGCTCCACAAGTTTCATCAGGTTCATTTATGGAAGAGAAGCTAGAAAAGTATGCGGAAATGCTGAAGGAATTGATCGGTGAGCAAGCAAAAATCTAA
- a CDS encoding hypothetical protein (RAAC3_TM7_1_184), with amino-acid sequence MVTIAGIVDKYQTFPITKIPSNVPYAVRKHSVSDAKLRREALEDFMYSSQRWPRLEFPQLESETLHQYIYSLVNLLEDVEYVEGSEEEKDHIFEVIESKLMELNRHQKIRRMMAETAIDSAEVLRQEAGDVTFEIFGQLDPDRFAYYFSQDYTRARTWTRNSAITGRKRAVATQFLQRTQDVKVPVDFEFETLDPETMEMFKGDLTVILPGLEKFLAQEIPASVPVDRVLPYFDNALDAVSLSGKGWRSRFTEGKQAEENHAHRTIDVGRNRPPFTGARLKPLPLHEATHCLRANNADEQPNAAHRLPSKTNLAFEEGLCKAIESIITGKDTQAGSAYYVSLGLQLGLDIGGERRDFRETFEIMWPRQAMISGAETAKDIREAKVSAYQTMLRTTRGNAVDARDKSYSDGDQLSKSWLNSIKALPEEQRREKLRWVLSAQFNPMDPEAAELFKDISLRV; translated from the coding sequence ATGGTCACAATCGCAGGGATTGTTGATAAATATCAAACATTTCCGATAACAAAAATACCATCGAATGTGCCGTATGCTGTACGTAAGCACTCTGTATCAGATGCTAAATTACGTCGAGAAGCACTCGAAGATTTTATGTATTCATCCCAGCGGTGGCCTCGGCTGGAGTTTCCTCAGCTTGAATCGGAGACGCTGCACCAGTATATATATTCGCTTGTTAACCTCCTTGAAGATGTTGAGTATGTGGAGGGATCTGAAGAAGAGAAAGACCATATTTTTGAGGTCATAGAATCTAAACTCATGGAGCTCAATCGTCATCAGAAGATCCGTAGGATGATGGCTGAAACGGCGATTGATTCAGCTGAAGTATTGAGACAGGAGGCAGGGGACGTAACCTTTGAGATATTTGGTCAGCTAGATCCTGACAGGTTCGCCTACTACTTTTCCCAAGACTATACGCGGGCACGTACATGGACTCGGAACTCTGCAATTACCGGAAGAAAACGAGCAGTCGCAACGCAATTTCTTCAGCGTACACAAGACGTTAAAGTCCCCGTGGACTTTGAATTCGAGACGCTAGACCCAGAAACTATGGAAATGTTCAAGGGTGATCTGACCGTTATACTTCCTGGTTTAGAAAAATTCTTGGCGCAAGAAATCCCCGCGTCTGTACCCGTAGATAGGGTACTACCATACTTTGACAATGCTCTGGATGCAGTTTCTCTCAGTGGAAAAGGATGGCGCTCCCGATTTACAGAAGGCAAACAAGCCGAGGAGAACCATGCACATCGTACAATAGATGTAGGTCGAAATAGACCACCGTTTACAGGGGCACGACTAAAACCACTCCCGTTGCATGAAGCAACACACTGCCTGAGAGCAAATAACGCCGATGAGCAGCCAAATGCTGCCCATCGCTTACCATCTAAAACAAATCTTGCTTTCGAAGAGGGGCTATGTAAGGCTATCGAGTCAATTATTACTGGGAAAGATACTCAAGCCGGATCTGCCTACTATGTATCACTTGGTCTTCAACTTGGGCTCGACATAGGAGGTGAACGGCGTGATTTCAGAGAAACGTTTGAGATAATGTGGCCCCGACAAGCTATGATATCGGGAGCAGAAACAGCCAAAGACATACGAGAGGCAAAAGTCTCAGCATATCAGACGATGTTGCGAACAACTCGAGGGAATGCAGTCGATGCCCGCGACAAGTCATATAGTGATGGCGATCAGCTGTCGAAAAGCTGGCTTAATAGCATAAAGGCCTTACCGGAAGAGCAACGGCGAGAAAAGCTGCGCTGGGTTCTTTCCGCGCAGTTTAACCCGATGGATCCTGAAGCTGCAGAGCTTTTCAAAGACATATCACTACGTGTATAA
- a CDS encoding Chaperone protein DnaJ (RAAC3_TM7_1_185), which yields MAKRDYYEVLGVAKDASADEIKKAFRKAAVKHHPDKEGGDEAKFKEINEAYEVLKDAQKRQRYDQFGHAGVGGASGGGYSGGNPFEGFNGGQGFEFNFGDGGLGDIFSQFFGGGGNAQQGPRRGRDVETSIQLTFEEAVFGIERDLALDMDDECSHCHGTTVEPGHELRTCPTCHGAGQQTRVMNTMFGAIQQAVTCETCKGRGKVPEKVCTVCQGKGTERRKQTITLKVPAGVDDGATIRLKDRGEAIANGARGDLYIHLRVKAHKKFTREGDLILSEEHVDMIDAALGTEIDVETVDGKVRMKVPAGTQSGTDFKLSGHGVPHLRSDRRGAHIVSIIVDTPTKLSKKQKDLLKQFGGAKKGFLG from the coding sequence ATGGCTAAAAGAGATTATTATGAGGTACTTGGCGTAGCTAAAGATGCCTCAGCTGATGAGATTAAAAAGGCTTTCCGAAAGGCTGCCGTCAAGCACCACCCGGACAAAGAAGGTGGTGATGAGGCAAAGTTTAAAGAAATCAACGAAGCTTACGAGGTGCTTAAAGACGCCCAGAAGCGTCAGCGCTATGATCAGTTTGGCCATGCTGGTGTCGGCGGTGCGAGCGGCGGTGGCTACAGTGGTGGCAACCCGTTTGAGGGCTTCAATGGCGGTCAAGGCTTCGAGTTCAATTTCGGTGACGGCGGGCTCGGTGATATCTTTAGTCAGTTCTTTGGCGGTGGGGGCAACGCACAGCAAGGACCGCGTCGCGGTCGTGACGTCGAGACTAGTATTCAGCTGACATTTGAGGAAGCGGTTTTTGGCATTGAGCGCGACCTAGCACTTGACATGGACGACGAATGCTCACACTGTCACGGTACAACCGTTGAGCCTGGCCATGAATTAAGAACCTGTCCGACCTGTCACGGCGCCGGCCAGCAAACGCGCGTTATGAACACGATGTTTGGCGCTATCCAGCAGGCCGTCACCTGTGAGACGTGTAAAGGCCGCGGCAAAGTACCGGAAAAGGTCTGTACAGTCTGTCAGGGCAAGGGTACCGAGCGTCGCAAGCAGACGATTACGCTGAAAGTACCGGCCGGAGTCGATGACGGCGCCACAATCCGTCTGAAGGATCGCGGTGAAGCGATCGCCAACGGTGCACGCGGCGATCTGTATATCCACCTCCGCGTCAAAGCACACAAGAAATTCACCCGTGAAGGCGACCTTATCCTCAGTGAAGAGCACGTCGATATGATTGATGCAGCGCTCGGGACGGAAATCGATGTCGAGACGGTTGATGGCAAGGTTCGCATGAAAGTCCCGGCCGGTACCCAGAGCGGAACTGACTTCAAGCTATCCGGTCACGGTGTGCCACATCTCCGTAGTGACCGCCGCGGTGCCCATATCGTCTCGATTATCGTTGATACGCCGACTAAGCTGAGTAAAAAGCAGAAGGATTTACTCAAACAGTTTGGCGGCGCAAAAAAAGGCTTCCTCGGCTAG
- the pilA gene encoding fimbrial protein pilA (RAAC3_TM7_1_186), translating into MRKTTSGFTIVELLIVIVVIAILAAITVVAYNGMQARARDADRRSDLAAIAKGLKLWYVDHGDYMETGSGCGANGDGKWWFNYLYTPKSMNDCLKDAGYISSDLKDPSGAVACASGSTRCFAYYKESCGLGTYLYVTLETLPAATNETDGTCAATMDTGYGVNYVVKVN; encoded by the coding sequence ATGAGAAAAACCACAAGCGGTTTTACGATTGTCGAACTCTTGATTGTAATTGTCGTGATTGCTATTTTGGCTGCCATTACGGTAGTGGCGTATAACGGTATGCAAGCACGGGCCCGTGATGCTGATAGACGATCAGATCTGGCAGCCATCGCAAAGGGTCTGAAACTTTGGTACGTAGACCACGGAGATTATATGGAAACGGGCAGTGGTTGTGGGGCTAACGGAGATGGTAAGTGGTGGTTTAACTACTTGTATACCCCCAAATCAATGAACGATTGTTTGAAGGATGCCGGCTATATCTCCAGTGATTTGAAGGATCCATCAGGCGCAGTCGCGTGCGCTTCAGGCAGTACAAGATGCTTCGCATATTATAAGGAATCGTGCGGCTTAGGAACTTACTTGTATGTAACCCTGGAGACGTTGCCGGCCGCAACCAATGAAACTGATGGAACTTGTGCGGCGACTATGGATACCGGCTATGGTGTGAATTACGTTGTGAAAGTAAATTAG
- the gspG gene encoding general secretion pathway protein G (RAAC3_TM7_1_187), with protein sequence MRKTVSGFTIVELLIVIVVIAILAAITAVAYNGIQARARDNRRSNDSTEIQKALELYKIDNNDYPTSGGGYYESTNTNWTTFATALKPYMSNLPVDPLNDANHYYRYIRPAGTSYGCSDGSRGNFYVLWFIGYEQAANVPSTSKSFICPSAGWISDATHGVWQAWQY encoded by the coding sequence ATGAGAAAAACCGTAAGCGGCTTCACGATCGTTGAACTCCTGATCGTCATCGTTGTGATCGCTATCCTGGCCGCTATTACTGCTGTGGCGTATAACGGTATTCAGGCTCGGGCTAGGGACAATCGAAGAAGCAATGATAGCACAGAGATTCAAAAGGCTCTTGAACTGTATAAGATTGACAACAATGATTACCCAACCAGCGGTGGTGGATATTATGAGAGTACGAATACCAACTGGACCACCTTTGCAACTGCGCTAAAACCGTATATGAGTAATCTACCGGTTGATCCATTGAACGATGCGAATCATTACTATAGATATATTAGACCGGCGGGTACGTCGTATGGTTGTAGTGATGGCTCAAGGGGAAACTTTTATGTACTTTGGTTCATCGGATATGAGCAGGCTGCGAATGTCCCGAGTACTTCGAAATCTTTCATTTGCCCCTCTGCCGGCTGGATATCTGATGCAACCCACGGCGTTTGGCAGGCTTGGCAGTACTAA
- a CDS encoding Oxidoreductase (RAAC3_TM7_1_188) produces MDLQKELSRIFKGELDTSEETREFYSHDASLFELKPQVVGFPKDAGDIKAAVKFVSKHKKSHPELSITMRSRGTDMSGAAIGESIILDVSRHMTKLEKVSAKQATVQPGMMYKDFEVETLKHGSLLPSYPASRDLAGMGGIMSNNSGGEKSLEYGKTDNFVTELKMVFADGNEYTIKPLDKAGLIRKMAQGDFEGDLYKKTFELLEEYYDEVQAAKPNVTKDSTGYHLWNVWNRETGIFDLTKLFVGAQGTLGIITEGTVKLVPKPKYEGTLVCYMRDIDKLGDIIPAILAKKPATFECFDDATLWLSFKFVFAFLPRLGLWEWLKMVIALIPDGLALGLGVPKLILLIEFTGDTQAEINAKIHNTKLSLQKFKTFTYLEEDDTEAKSRKFWLMRRESFNLLRSKVKDKHTAPFIDDFVVNPEYLSEFLPKLRRIIRKYKLLATIAGHLGDGNFHVIPLMKIEDPKERAKLKPAQKEVNELVLKYKGSISGEHNDGLVRGPWLEAMYGKKILGVMKDIKKLYDPDNIFNPHKKTDATWDYSFSHIRKNF; encoded by the coding sequence ATGGATTTACAAAAAGAACTTTCAAGAATCTTCAAAGGCGAGCTCGATACCAGCGAGGAGACGCGTGAGTTTTACAGTCACGACGCGAGCTTGTTTGAACTGAAACCTCAGGTCGTTGGTTTTCCAAAGGATGCTGGTGATATAAAAGCGGCAGTAAAGTTCGTGAGCAAACATAAAAAATCTCATCCCGAGCTCAGTATCACCATGCGTTCGCGTGGAACCGATATGTCGGGAGCCGCGATAGGTGAGTCGATTATCCTCGACGTTTCAAGGCACATGACAAAACTTGAAAAAGTGTCGGCGAAGCAGGCGACAGTTCAGCCAGGCATGATGTATAAGGACTTCGAAGTCGAGACGCTCAAGCACGGCTCGCTGCTACCGAGTTACCCGGCCAGCCGCGATCTTGCGGGCATGGGCGGCATTATGAGTAATAATTCCGGTGGTGAAAAATCACTTGAGTATGGCAAGACGGATAATTTTGTGACCGAACTAAAAATGGTATTTGCCGATGGAAATGAATATACGATAAAGCCGCTCGATAAAGCCGGCCTGATACGTAAGATGGCGCAGGGTGATTTCGAGGGTGATTTATATAAGAAAACGTTTGAACTCCTCGAAGAATATTATGATGAAGTCCAAGCGGCCAAGCCGAATGTAACGAAAGATTCGACGGGGTATCATTTATGGAATGTCTGGAACCGCGAAACTGGTATCTTTGACCTGACGAAACTGTTTGTGGGTGCGCAGGGAACGCTTGGTATTATTACCGAAGGCACAGTGAAACTCGTGCCAAAGCCAAAATACGAAGGTACACTGGTTTGCTATATGCGCGATATCGACAAGCTGGGAGATATCATCCCGGCGATCCTCGCGAAAAAACCGGCCACGTTTGAATGTTTTGATGACGCTACGCTGTGGCTGAGCTTTAAATTCGTCTTTGCTTTCTTGCCACGACTTGGACTGTGGGAATGGCTAAAGATGGTTATCGCGCTTATCCCCGACGGCCTTGCACTCGGACTTGGCGTGCCAAAGCTGATTCTCCTTATTGAATTTACCGGTGATACTCAGGCCGAAATCAACGCGAAGATTCATAATACAAAACTGAGTTTGCAAAAGTTTAAGACATTTACCTATCTCGAAGAAGACGACACCGAAGCCAAGTCGCGAAAGTTTTGGCTCATGCGGCGGGAAAGTTTCAATCTCCTTCGGAGCAAAGTGAAAGACAAGCACACCGCGCCATTTATTGATGACTTCGTGGTCAACCCGGAATACCTCAGCGAATTTTTACCAAAACTGCGGAGGATTATCCGCAAGTACAAATTACTCGCGACGATTGCCGGGCACCTTGGCGATGGTAACTTCCATGTGATTCCGCTGATGAAAATCGAAGACCCGAAAGAGCGAGCCAAGCTAAAGCCAGCTCAAAAGGAAGTCAATGAGCTGGTTCTCAAATACAAAGGTTCAATCTCCGGTGAACACAACGATGGCCTGGTGCGCGGTCCGTGGCTTGAGGCAATGTATGGTAAAAAAATCCTTGGTGTCATGAAAGATATCAAAAAACTCTACGACCCAGATAATATTTTCAACCCGCACAAAAAGACTGATGCCACCTGGGATTATAGCTTTTCGCACATCCGCAAAAACTTTTAG
- a CDS encoding hypothetical protein (RAAC3_TM7_1_189) has protein sequence MKPVTFVLGRLFGTLRAEWQQLYNRYFGKIERFEGDAEAICRQIVDRLWKGDFYRTSLGHFDFFWMRDFGTVAESLSKIGYRKHVLCTLRWALLHYRRSETITTCIDKSGNCFNAPSHAIDTLPWLLHSLYVSRYDLNKAERAFLIRRLKKYCKKYLDTTGHTRPKFAAEMRDAVIYDRSAYAVSLIGRMAYCVHKLGLEDGFPFKPQLYQDELITRYWNGQYFNADRLTDAFSAECALMPFFLGVIKDEKMLEATLDYIQDKKLNKPFPLIYTNKPRTFTYHWWMTKPFMPNYEERSLWSWHGLFYLHLLKRHKREEYKAEKGAFAKGMIEQHRTFPEMLNPDGSWYYAPIYRGDPGMVWAALYVEL, from the coding sequence ATGAAACCCGTCACCTTCGTACTTGGCCGCTTATTCGGAACGCTTCGCGCAGAATGGCAACAACTATACAACCGCTATTTCGGTAAAATCGAGCGTTTTGAGGGAGACGCAGAAGCCATCTGTCGGCAGATTGTCGACCGACTCTGGAAAGGTGATTTCTACCGCACGTCGCTCGGCCATTTCGATTTTTTCTGGATGCGCGATTTTGGTACCGTCGCTGAGTCACTCTCTAAAATCGGCTACCGGAAACATGTCCTCTGTACGCTACGCTGGGCACTGCTACACTACCGCCGCTCCGAGACGATCACCACCTGCATCGATAAGTCCGGCAACTGCTTCAATGCACCGAGTCATGCTATCGACACTTTGCCCTGGCTCCTTCATAGCCTATACGTCAGCCGTTACGATCTCAATAAAGCCGAGCGGGCGTTTTTGATCCGCCGCCTAAAAAAATATTGCAAAAAATATCTCGATACTACTGGCCATACCCGGCCAAAATTTGCCGCTGAAATGCGCGACGCCGTAATCTACGACCGCAGCGCCTACGCGGTCAGTTTGATCGGCCGCATGGCCTACTGCGTCCACAAGCTCGGTCTCGAAGACGGCTTTCCGTTTAAGCCTCAGCTCTACCAGGACGAACTCATCACCCGCTACTGGAACGGGCAGTATTTCAATGCCGACCGCCTGACTGACGCCTTTAGCGCCGAGTGCGCGCTCATGCCGTTTTTCCTCGGCGTGATCAAAGATGAGAAAATGCTCGAGGCAACGCTTGACTATATACAGGACAAAAAGCTCAACAAGCCGTTTCCGCTCATTTATACCAACAAGCCGAGAACCTTTACCTATCACTGGTGGATGACCAAACCCTTTATGCCAAACTACGAGGAGCGTTCGCTCTGGAGCTGGCACGGCCTATTCTACCTACACCTACTAAAACGTCACAAGCGCGAGGAGTACAAAGCCGAAAAAGGCGCCTTTGCTAAAGGTATGATTGAGCAGCATCGCACCTTTCCAGAGATGCTTAATCCCGACGGCTCATGGTACTACGCCCCCATCTACCGCGGTGATCCAGGCATGGTGTGGGCTGCGCTGTATGTCGAGCTTTAA
- a CDS encoding hypothetical protein (RAAC3_TM7_1_190) translates to MKNSSKFITDLIVTVIIALLLAAVIEGVLLFIVGNLGTIGQSDWMWINTTGSVVAGLLVGYKLNALVADTKKKK, encoded by the coding sequence ATGAAAAATTCATCAAAGTTCATCACAGATCTTATAGTAACCGTAATCATTGCCCTCTTGCTGGCGGCCGTCATTGAAGGGGTTCTACTATTTATTGTAGGCAACCTAGGGACTATTGGTCAGTCTGATTGGATGTGGATCAATACCACTGGCTCAGTTGTCGCCGGTCTACTCGTCGGTTACAAGCTGAACGCACTCGTTGCCGATACGAAAAAGAAGAAATAA